From Oryzias latipes chromosome 18, ASM223467v1:
AGCAGAGGCTTTGGTTTGTCAGCATGTCTTCAGCTTTCCTGCTGTTGCTCAGCGTGCATCACCtcctcagtctctgctcctgtgtGCGCGTGTGCTGCTTGAGCACGCTGTTCTCCTCCTGCAGGCGCAGACACAAGTCCTCCAGGTGCTCCCTGGGAAATCGAAACAGCCGCTGTGggtctgctgaaaaaaaacagaatgatcCAAATCAAGACCCTCTGAGAGGTTTTGACCTCGGTGAAACCAACTGCATTGAAGAgagaagctttttattttacttttcatctTCATGATGTGCTGCTTCTTCCATGACTTGACTTCCCTCATGGAGTCTGGTGGAAACAGGAATACAGAGCAGCTCACAAATCTGTTTGATACCTTCTTGTTTTAGAACATGAAGCTTCCTAAAACCTTTAATGTAAATAATTAAAGCATGTGAGGTCAAACATGACCAGAATATGGATGAAATCAGAATAAACAGTTGgcatttttggctttaaaagaAAGAACTTCAAGACCCATTCCATTAAAAATGAtggtcttgtggcattttatttgatgatatataaaaaaattaagctcaaaagcacatttctaagtcttgctgtgaatcaggagcagacgaaaaaaacgCGGTTTAAAAAAGAGGTTGGTGGTGATGGAGAAAATTCACTGGCCGGGCAACAAGCTTCATCCTTGGAGCTCTCAGCTgtagggaggggaaggggggcggggttgctccacagcAACAGTCCCCCCCACAAATCAGACAcgactttctaatgaactaagCTGCTTTGCAGAAGCTATGGCctaggaaatgacatgttttttttttttttggcaaaaagactttaaaaagatAGAAgtatgatcggagtgagactttaatgaacaaaaatggTTCTCACATTCTCCTCATTTTTCAGACCATCAGGGCAACTTTCCAAAAAAACCCTTCTTCTAAATTCTTCCGTTCAATGTTTTGTAAGAAAAACATACCAAACTAATCCAAATTACATCCAAAGCACCATTAAAATTAAACTAATGCATCGTTAGATTAGTAATTTCAAGTGCTAGCATTCTGGGAAGACTGGCTTTCAGTAAAAATTCAACGTAGTAATTTGTAATTGGTTCAAACCATAGTTTCCCAATtaataattaaatgattaattaGTGTATGTCTAATAATTGTATCTCTAgtcttgtttttaatgttgctCACGTTGCCATGGTTACCAATAATGAGCTCGATGACGTGAGTCAGTTCAGAAATGAAATAGGttcatgttaaaaaatgcagacaaacCTGTTTGAGCTGCCATCAGCCCCCCCCTCATCAGCCCCATGTCTCTCACTGGGAGGTCTCCCGCCGTCTCGTCCACCACTGGCGACATCACGCCTCCTTGCTACGGCCAATCACAGACTGCCAGTCGTAAActtgagtggaaaaaaaactttggtcatctgaaacatttttcataTCTACCTTTTTCCTGCCGGCGACAAGGTGGGACTAAATAGACTCAGTGCAAAGCAGCGGTGGGAACTAAAGGCCGATTTTACTCAGTTCCATTTATTTAACGAACTAATATGAATGATTAGTTTTACAAAACTTTAATAACATAAAACCATCtatctatttctttatttgcttttctcgTTTGCACTGGTCATATTCTCAGTTTTGCTGGAAACAATATTGTAATATTATGACAATGCTAGAAAAGCAGCAGTGAGGGGAAACCTGTTCACTGTCAATGATAAAGGAAAACAAGTAATGTAGTGTTAGACATCCTAAATCCTCATGGCCCAATGTGCTTAAATATCTAACATTGCACATACcagaattttcctttttaaatatgattccCTTAAGTCAAGACTTTTGACAAAATAATATCTAATTGTTACTCAGTTCTTAAAGTATCCTCcaccagtttgtttttctttaatcttaAGTATTTATGACCCctttttatttctacttaagTAATATTATTTTGagaaacatccatccatccatccatccaccctgtTGGGTGAAGACGAGGTAAACCTGCCAGTCAATCAAAGGGTGACACACTCACCCCTAGGGGCAAATCCAATCCAATACAATTCCTTCAACAAAGAAATCAAACTCACCTTTAGTCTGAACTCCATCCAAATGAGGTATTTCTATAGTAAAGATGTGTTAAAACTACAGGATCCCTCTGAAAGTTTACAAGTGATTTCCTGCATTTACAACACGACTTACATCCTCTTTTCTTCACTTAAGCGACACATTTGACAACAGAAATTACATCCTGGCCATCAAAATGTGAAAGATCTATCTGTATCTGTCCATAAAGTTAAAACTATAACCTATAGGAGTGCGGTAAATGAGTGTATTTCTCAAGAATAAATGCTGAAGTCCGTCTCTCACTCCATCTGCCCCGGACCTAATCCTATTACCACGATAATCTGATTAGCAGATCCACTGTGGGCTGCAGTGAGTTTTGTGGGCGGGCTCAGTTAccagagaaacaaaaaggttttaaatgtgTGTACGTTTTTTCTTAGAGCACTCAGCTAAAAGAGTTTAGAGGGGATGGACTCCCGAttcatccagggtgtaccccgccctTTGCCCAACAATgactgagataggctccagcaacattgGGACCCCAGAAGGGATTGACCGAGTTCagaaaatgggtggatggatgtatAATATTGAATGCAAgaaatgaaaagtcaaaacaactTCAGATATAACGTTGGTGGAGTGGCTGTGGTGCACAGACCGGTCAATCTCTGATCGCAGGTTTGAAGTGTCCCTTGGgcgagacactgaaccccactttgttcctggtggttataggttgacgCCAGTGTTTGGCGTTAgtgtgtgtatgaatgtgtgtgttcatgggaCTGtgacaggtggtttggcagattttttttgcacccAATGCCCTTTTTGGCACAAacttgtattttatccaggctggggaccagcacagggagacccagacttgtcCCCACACATGGCTACTTAGTAAGGCAGTAGTTTGCTTTAAGGCCTAAAGAGCTGTACAGTttgtttgctgtggcgacccctgacggGATACGCTAAGAGGTGAACAACAACGACCATTTCCCATTATTGTTGTATTCGTTTTTAATAACAAAGTGCAGTTCGACAGTTTCACTGTAACatgtgctttaaaaacaaaggctGGGTTAGtctgaataaataataaaccacACATTAAACACTTACATCTAGATATGATTTACATGTTTTAGCCCTTTGGCTTCTATAATATGATCATATGGTAATATCCTCCAAATCCCTGCTGCTGTAGACCACACTGGCAGGGCGGATGATGAGCGGTGACTTATTGGTGCCGTTGTAACTCATTTCTGGGTTAAAAAAGGGATACATGGCCTGGGTGAACGGGGTCTCTGCAAACGAGTAGATGTGTGTTTTGGTATCGGCGTTGTAAAAAGACACCGTCCCGCCCTCGTAATCCAGAAACACGCCAACGACCTGCAGCCGCTTGGAGAGGCTCAGCAGCTCCGCCTGGCTGGCACAGGCCCGGTACTCCCAGCCGTTTCTCAAACAAACGGCCCAGAATCCGTCCTGCGGGCTCAGCGTCACAACACCCTTCCTGCTGACGGACTCTTGAGCTACGCCCAAATCCCACGCCGTCTTATCTCCCACCTCTACTTCCCAGTAGTGCCGGCCGGTTGTGAAACCCTGTAAAAGAAGACGATTTTATGCTACAACAGGAATCACACTTAACACAAATGCTGACGTGGTTACCCTGAGGGCGAGGGCGCAGGGGGCGGTATCAAAACGCTCGGACGCATCAGGCAGGTCCTGTTCCATCTCTCCGTCCTGCACTCGCCTTCCATCATGGGACACCGCCAGCCAAGGGTTGGCTGTTTTGGGGTCCAGGTAGACATCAACTTGCAGACAAAAGTTCAATGTTTATAGAGCTTTATCCCATTTTAGAGCACTCCAAgcttttaagttgttttaactAAGATCATAGgctcattttgttctaaaatgagttaTATCCACTTATTACTTTAGTTTTTGTGCCTATAATCAAAATGATCTACAATTACGTtcataaaagctaaaaaaaatacaaaccatttgcttagaTCTAGCAAATAGAAAATCAGCTTTATAACATTCAATTTTGAGTAATTTTAacgtttatatatttttaatacttgcttctaaatgtttgtttcttattttaaagtttatttttatataaaaatgactTATTAAATGGACAGAAAATTTTAAGTAAATTTTTTCTTAAGGTTagtgttcttttcctatttcCAAGCTACAAATatattatgttatgttatgttatattatattatattactGTACATAATATTAGATTATATTAACTGTTATCTTTGAATTTTATCCTTATTGGGTGACATTAAGAAAAAGATACCTTGTTAATAACATGAACAAACTCTCATTTACTACAAAATAAGCTCTGTTTCacttaccacgcccacatttggTTTCTAACTGACCCTTAGCATCAGAAGTCACTTAAACGGTGGGCGTGGAAGATGTTACTCAGAGGAAGAGCAGTCATTTGCTGATAGTCATGGCTTTGGTTCAGTGTGtctcaaactttatttcattGGCACCTGATGTCacccattttctatgggtgacgtcacacactcagtccagttctcatgtaaaGTCAATTGATTTTGCATAAAGCTATTCGCTGATATAGTTTCATCATTAGAACAGGAAAAATCATGATTGGAATGTACCTGCATACTTCTGGATCCTCTCGTGGTCTGCAAATCACAAAGACGTCTGATCAGACCATCATGCATTTCATCTGCTTTGCTGTTTGCTTTGAGGTGGATCCAGGAACTGACCTTGCATCGACAGTTTTTCCATTTCCTCttggagctgctgctggacGGTGGCCAGCGCCCTCCTCACAGCTCCCAAACATGTGTCCGAGTGGACCAGGAGGTCAGAGCAGGGCTTGACAGAAGGAGGGGAACTCAAAGCTGGAAACCTctgatgaaacaaacaaaccaacttTCAGGGGCGTGGCCTCATATTTTCCCACCTTTTCAAGTATTGACAGAGCTTCTTGAAGTGTTTACGAAACGTCAATACCTTGCCTTGGTGAATTTAAAAACTCTTATGGGAGGAGTTAGCCTCTCCTGCTGTTTTACTTAGGCATGTGCCTCTTTATTAAGTAGAAGCGCAGCTTTGACACACCTTTACACATTATCAAGCAAATTCAACatgaaaacaagtaaaaaagataaaaagactGAACCTGGTTCTTTAATATGGGTTTACGATGCCCCAGCATTTTTCAAAACCAAACTTCTaatgacacattttcatttttgaggtttttaaGAATATGAGTCacttcaaaaacacaataacttaAACACTTTTCTAGAACTTCTGCTTTAAAGTAATTGAAAAGGCTTCATAGACGTTGCCAATTTATTTGTTAAGCAGATAAAAGTAGTTTTAAAATATCCAAGCTGCCAAATATGCCAATCTTTCCAacaatattttgcatttttttggaaattgtcatcaaaaaaagaaaatatcgaCACTTAAAGCTCTATTTTTCGCGATACTCATGATGGTTTCTTAAGCTGTCACCTGCAGGATGTGGATGTGGTCCTCTGACTGCAAAATGAGCTGCATCTCCTgtcttttcttctgcagctggtggatctcctcctccagctctgtGATAAACCTCTGCGCCCTCTCCTCTGCCTGCGcctgcctcctctccatcacCTCCTCCAGCTCAGCTCGACTCCTCTCGACAGCACGAAGCAGAGCGGCAAAAACCGCTGAGCTCTCCTCTAtgtctctgtttgtgttttcctgtcATTTAGAGGAAAAGTCCGGTGTTTTAGCAAATGCCAACAATTGAGTTAAATAGctcaaaaacatagaaaaatgcTTCAGGGTAATCTCAGCGTAGCTGATCTTGGAGGCATAACCAGCTCACTTTGCTTTGTTCAATGTTGCGTTTGATCTCCTGGACTTGTTGGACTCTCCTCTGGATCATCTGCTGCACATCAGCCTCAATCCTTGTAATGTGAGccttaaagcagaaataaaacaaaaaggcatCATTAGCTTTAGTGCTAAGTTGCATAAAACCTTCACCATTATGGGATCTTACCTTCTTCTCACTGCTCTCTTGCTCCAAAGGCACAGTGTCATGACCTTTGTGGTCAGTTTCATTGcagagcacacaaacacacctctggtcatttctgcagaacagctccAAAAGCCTCTGGTGTCGTTTGCACACTCTGTTCTGCAGCATCGCCACGGGATCAGTCAGTTTGTGCTTCTTTAAGCTGGTGACCTTCAGGTGAGGCTGTAGGTGGCGCTCACAGTATGAAGTCAAGCACACCAGACAAGACTTCAACGCCTTGGCCTGCTGTGTTACACACACGTCACACGGTGTGGTTTTCGCCGTCAGCGGGGTCACGCCGCTCTGCCTTCTGGATCGGATTTGCTCCGACATTTCTTTGGCAAAAGAGTTTTCGCAAAACTCAGGGCGGCCGTGGAACGCCGTTTGACATTTGGGACAGCTAATGACGGCGCTGTCATCCCAGTGGGATGTGATGCAGGTAAGGCAGAAGCTGTGGCCACAGGGGATGGAGACAGGCTCAGAGAAAACATCCTGACAGATGCAGCACTGGAACTGAACCTCTGACAGAAGGCCGCCGGGGGCAGACATGACCTCTGTGGCAGGAACAGAAAATGTTCAATTGTTGTCTAATGCCCGGTTCAAACTTCATAGTCATCGTCCATTGGATCAATCGCCCTAAACACCAAAAAACTATACTTACAAAACAGttacatttgaaatgatttgcCAGCTGCTTTACATCTTAATCCAGTTTAGCTGAACTTATAGCtgcattaaaaagtaaacatgaagtgaaaatgaaatACTCTCTTATCCCTCTTGTATTTACAATGGAAATAATGACAATATCTGCTACACCATCACGTCTTCTAATCGCTTGACATAGGTATATCGTATATCTTCAAATATCCCAAATTTATGGTGTTTATTAGAGATAGGCGTCTATTGGACTCCGACGTTTATTCCATCAAAGACAGAATGGTGATGGCTAATGGGTTTATTTTGTGTGTCACAACATGTAGACAACAACAccagatgaacatttcaggatttattgAAGTGATGACAAAATTGTACCTATTATCTTATGATAAGCGAATGTTTCTTTCCTCTTCAAAGCATCAAAGCATTCGTACCAAAAATTCTTGCCGGTTGTCATGCAGATCACTTTCCCTGGAGACATGCGGCCATTACTCAATAATCCACGTTAAAACCacttttttctaatttgttGCTCTTGTCATCTCCACCAGGAAATGTTTGCTTGTTGCTCCTTTTTCTGCAACCGTCTTCTCAATATCACCCATCTGCTTGCACCATTGTTGGATCCGTTTAGAATCTATCCTTAAATGTCGTGCACATTCCTCACCAGAATTTTCTTTGGCTTATGCCACCACACGAAGTTTAAAGCGAATGAACGTTTCTTGACCAAACCTGATTGCTACACTGGTTGAGATCGGCGTCAATCAGAGACCGGCCACTATCGGAAGATACAAGGCAGGTTAAATGGCGAGATATGCAAGCAGTTGTACTTCAAATTCCAATTGCAGATGATGTCATCATCTTGTGTACCATTTTGCAGCGATTCCTTTCCGATGGCCTGGCGACCAATGTGACCCAAGCGATATGAAGTATAAACCGGGCCTTAAACCTTCACAGGGAAAAGTACTCACAGGAGCTTCTGGTATCCTCACATAATAAATTACAGCTTTTCCTGCTTACTGGCCAAAGTCCAACTCACGTGACCCAGCCTCTCTTTGTAAATAGAAACTCAAAGGTGTCCCTCAAACCAGTTAACTCCCCGCACAACTCCACCTGTGAGAACCAACCGCTGGCTTCAGAGGTCAGTGCACTCAGATTGGCTTTAGTCTCC
This genomic window contains:
- the LOC101163112 gene encoding E3 ubiquitin-protein ligase TRIM39 isoform X1; this encodes MGRTLDSQTQCQPSLPWRSSFTFGIKSRPETERELEVMSAPGGLLSEVQFQCCICQDVFSEPVSIPCGHSFCLTCITSHWDDSAVISCPKCQTAFHGRPEFCENSFAKEMSEQIRSRRQSGVTPLTAKTTPCDVCVTQQAKALKSCLVCLTSYCERHLQPHLKVTSLKKHKLTDPVAMLQNRVCKRHQRLLELFCRNDQRCVCVLCNETDHKGHDTVPLEQESSEKKAHITRIEADVQQMIQRRVQQVQEIKRNIEQSKENTNRDIEESSAVFAALLRAVERSRAELEEVMERRQAQAEERAQRFITELEEEIHQLQKKRQEMQLILQSEDHIHILQRFPALSSPPSVKPCSDLLVHSDTCLGAVRRALATVQQQLQEEMEKLSMQDHERIQKYAVDVYLDPKTANPWLAVSHDGRRVQDGEMEQDLPDASERFDTAPCALALRGFTTGRHYWEVEVGDKTAWDLGVAQESVSRKGVVTLSPQDGFWAVCLRNGWEYRACASQAELLSLSKRLQVVGVFLDYEGGTVSFYNADTKTHIYSFAETPFTQAMYPFFNPEMSYNGTNKSPLIIRPASVVYSSRDLEDITI
- the LOC101163112 gene encoding E3 ubiquitin-protein ligase TRIM39 isoform X2; this encodes MSAPGGLLSEVQFQCCICQDVFSEPVSIPCGHSFCLTCITSHWDDSAVISCPKCQTAFHGRPEFCENSFAKEMSEQIRSRRQSGVTPLTAKTTPCDVCVTQQAKALKSCLVCLTSYCERHLQPHLKVTSLKKHKLTDPVAMLQNRVCKRHQRLLELFCRNDQRCVCVLCNETDHKGHDTVPLEQESSEKKAHITRIEADVQQMIQRRVQQVQEIKRNIEQSKENTNRDIEESSAVFAALLRAVERSRAELEEVMERRQAQAEERAQRFITELEEEIHQLQKKRQEMQLILQSEDHIHILQRFPALSSPPSVKPCSDLLVHSDTCLGAVRRALATVQQQLQEEMEKLSMQDHERIQKYAVDVYLDPKTANPWLAVSHDGRRVQDGEMEQDLPDASERFDTAPCALALRGFTTGRHYWEVEVGDKTAWDLGVAQESVSRKGVVTLSPQDGFWAVCLRNGWEYRACASQAELLSLSKRLQVVGVFLDYEGGTVSFYNADTKTHIYSFAETPFTQAMYPFFNPEMSYNGTNKSPLIIRPASVVYSSRDLEDITI